The Natronomonas salsuginis genome includes a region encoding these proteins:
- a CDS encoding sodium-dependent transporter, with the protein MPSERGREQWSTRIGFILAAVGSAVGLGNVWRFPFVAGEAGGAGFVLIYLLFVAFVGLPAILVEFVVGRRTRRNPVGAMHEIGRGIWKHLGWIFVVTTFVIMSYYSVVAGWTIRYAILGLQDGYSDTPAAAGEQFAALAQGVDAVGFHALFLLAIVAIVGLGIRRGIELAAKVMVPSIVAIVAALAVWAATLDGAGAAYGYYLSPDLGTIAAEWTTILPAAAGQAFFTLSLGFGIMITYASYLGEERNLAADGVVIIAFDTAIAVAMGLIVFPILFTAGIDPGEPGVGAIFITLAAAFGELAAGGLIGAIFFGTVVIAALSSAISLTEVVVSYAIDERGMKRARATALVCGALFVLGLGPAYDTVLLELYDELADGILLVLSALLLTAYVAWQWSEEAIEELRRGIGRLGPLGTYWIWLARGPVLVVLFVSLALGVVEFVGFLEGSFLPWLRGS; encoded by the coding sequence ATGCCTTCTGAGAGGGGCCGCGAACAGTGGTCGACGCGGATCGGGTTCATCCTCGCCGCGGTCGGGAGCGCCGTCGGACTCGGGAACGTCTGGCGCTTTCCGTTCGTGGCGGGCGAAGCCGGCGGCGCCGGGTTCGTCCTCATCTACCTGCTGTTCGTCGCGTTCGTCGGGCTACCGGCGATTCTCGTCGAGTTCGTCGTCGGGCGTCGAACGCGACGGAATCCGGTCGGGGCCATGCACGAGATCGGACGGGGCATCTGGAAGCACCTCGGCTGGATATTCGTCGTGACGACGTTCGTCATCATGTCGTACTACAGCGTGGTCGCGGGGTGGACGATCCGCTACGCCATCCTCGGACTGCAGGACGGGTACTCCGACACCCCGGCGGCGGCCGGTGAGCAGTTCGCCGCCCTGGCGCAGGGCGTGGACGCGGTGGGCTTCCACGCGCTGTTCTTGCTCGCCATCGTCGCCATCGTCGGTCTGGGCATCCGCCGCGGGATCGAGCTGGCAGCGAAAGTCATGGTGCCGTCGATCGTCGCCATCGTCGCCGCCCTCGCCGTGTGGGCCGCGACGCTCGACGGCGCGGGCGCAGCGTACGGCTACTACCTCTCTCCGGATCTCGGGACAATCGCGGCCGAGTGGACCACGATCCTGCCTGCGGCGGCCGGGCAGGCGTTCTTCACGCTCTCGCTCGGGTTCGGGATCATGATCACCTACGCCTCCTACCTCGGCGAGGAACGGAATCTGGCGGCCGACGGCGTGGTCATCATCGCGTTCGACACGGCCATCGCGGTCGCCATGGGGTTGATCGTCTTCCCGATCCTCTTCACCGCGGGGATCGATCCCGGCGAACCTGGCGTCGGGGCGATATTCATCACGCTCGCGGCGGCGTTCGGCGAACTCGCGGCGGGCGGGCTCATCGGGGCCATCTTCTTCGGAACCGTCGTGATCGCGGCGTTGTCCAGCGCAATCAGCCTGACGGAGGTCGTCGTCTCCTACGCCATCGACGAGCGCGGGATGAAGAGAGCACGAGCGACGGCGTTGGTCTGCGGTGCGCTGTTCGTCCTCGGTCTCGGGCCGGCCTACGACACCGTGCTGTTGGAGCTGTACGACGAGCTTGCCGACGGAATACTGCTCGTTCTCAGCGCGCTGTTGCTCACGGCGTACGTCGCATGGCAGTGGTCCGAAGAGGCGATCGAGGAACTGCGCCGCGGCATCGGGCGACTGGGGCCGCTCGGCACCTACTGGATCTGGCTGGCTCGCGGTCCGGTGCTAGTCGTGTTGTTCGTCTCGCTCGCGCTCGGCGTCGTCGAGTTCGTCGGGTTCCTCGAGGGGTCGTTCCTGCCCTGGCTGCGCGGCTCATAG
- a CDS encoding DUF7553 family protein — MTRDELQNAAELLEQAAKAAQDDEARERLEDQAAAFETLSNADRGPDHGKIARHEHILTEIAAGEEAAAEHIEAALESIRAYRSTVEGV; from the coding sequence ATGACCCGAGACGAACTCCAGAACGCGGCCGAACTACTCGAACAGGCGGCGAAAGCGGCACAGGACGACGAGGCGAGAGAGCGACTCGAAGACCAGGCGGCCGCGTTCGAAACCCTGTCGAACGCCGATCGCGGGCCGGACCACGGGAAGATCGCGCGCCACGAACACATCCTCACGGAGATCGCGGCGGGCGAGGAGGCCGCCGCCGAGCACATCGAGGCGGCGCTCGAGTCGATCCGCGCGTATCGGTCGACCGTCGAGGGCGTCTGA
- a CDS encoding DUF6036 family nucleotidyltransferase — translation MRARFDSEYIRSELERIGDQLETPLTVYLIGGGSMAFRDLKETTKDIDLVVTHGDALRHLQTVLLKNGYEVVEEPGEEYDDLGAQRILENEDGCRIDVFNQQIVDKLVLSEGMRQRSVTHLVAGELTVALVSAEDVFLFKSVAGRTDDIDDMFALVQTALDFDIVEAELERQIDLLGQELFVTYVNEALLALADRHNIRTPLSTTVEAITERVYEELEVLQAVGGSVSRSDLDQRVGLPSEGIDAAIRSLESKGVVTVEDDKIVKESTTL, via the coding sequence ATGAGAGCGCGGTTCGACAGCGAGTACATCCGGTCCGAACTGGAGCGTATCGGTGACCAACTCGAAACACCGCTGACGGTCTACCTGATAGGCGGTGGATCGATGGCGTTTCGCGATCTCAAGGAGACGACGAAGGACATCGATCTCGTCGTCACCCACGGGGACGCCCTCCGTCACCTCCAGACAGTACTGCTGAAGAACGGCTACGAGGTGGTCGAGGAACCGGGAGAGGAGTACGACGACCTCGGGGCACAGCGTATCCTCGAAAACGAGGACGGCTGTCGGATCGACGTGTTCAACCAGCAGATAGTCGACAAGCTCGTTCTCTCAGAGGGGATGCGCCAGCGGAGCGTGACACATCTCGTTGCCGGTGAACTAACTGTCGCGCTGGTCAGTGCCGAAGACGTCTTCCTTTTTAAAAGCGTCGCGGGGCGCACCGACGACATCGACGACATGTTCGCACTGGTGCAGACCGCCCTCGACTTCGACATCGTCGAGGCGGAGCTGGAACGGCAGATCGACTTGCTCGGGCAGGAGCTGTTCGTCACGTACGTCAACGAGGCCTTGCTGGCACTCGCCGACCGGCACAACATCAGGACACCGCTCTCCACGACCGTGGAAGCCATCACGGAACGCGTGTATGAGGAACTCGAAGTTCTACAGGCCGTCGGAGGCTCGGTTTCTCGTTCCGATTTAGACCAACGAGTTGGGTTACCGTCAGAGGGGATCGACGCAGCCATTCGGAGTCTCGAGAGCAAGGGTGTCGTGACCGTCGAGGACGACAAGATCGTCAAAGAATCAACCACTCTGTAG
- a CDS encoding helix-turn-helix domain-containing protein gives MYTEAELRVLATAQGGPTISDLAEKLDRSVNYVSELVDGMQEKGLVHAARSGKTKHVHRSSARAIELFDQFVQRYPHIPFPELLAGATLRVLYHLEDPASPTDLAERAGVHRSTVYRSLSPLQHRGIVYRDDGEFTLNDEFEELATLAREFAHHKNRNRVEAHVDTYTILWESLDEFLVQSDEPIEADAFHVTGPERFQDYDLPLLARQRRYYLYSESKDGVSPAELCCHMLVIGDDTRSRSYCLLLLSTVDIDRDELLALAATYDVEDAVAGLLEYLDTHGAERTASFPTWEEFRDLADEYGVTV, from the coding sequence ATGTACACCGAGGCCGAACTCCGCGTGCTGGCGACCGCTCAAGGCGGGCCCACGATCTCCGACCTCGCCGAGAAACTGGATCGGAGCGTGAACTACGTCTCCGAACTCGTCGACGGGATGCAGGAGAAGGGCCTCGTTCACGCCGCTCGGTCGGGAAAGACCAAGCACGTCCATCGGTCGAGTGCCAGAGCGATCGAGCTGTTCGATCAGTTCGTCCAACGATACCCCCACATCCCCTTCCCGGAACTCCTCGCGGGCGCGACCCTCCGGGTACTGTACCATCTCGAGGATCCGGCGTCGCCGACCGATCTCGCGGAGCGAGCCGGCGTCCACCGTAGCACAGTCTACCGGTCACTGTCGCCGCTCCAGCATCGCGGCATCGTCTACCGCGACGACGGAGAATTCACACTTAACGACGAGTTCGAGGAGCTGGCCACGCTGGCACGCGAGTTCGCCCACCACAAAAACCGGAATCGAGTGGAAGCGCACGTCGACACCTACACCATCCTCTGGGAGTCGCTCGACGAATTCCTCGTCCAGTCCGACGAACCGATCGAGGCAGACGCGTTCCACGTGACTGGCCCGGAGCGGTTCCAAGACTACGACCTTCCGTTGCTGGCCCGCCAGCGTCGCTACTACCTGTACTCCGAGTCCAAGGACGGGGTATCGCCCGCGGAGCTGTGCTGCCACATGTTGGTGATCGGCGACGACACGAGGTCGCGGTCGTACTGCCTCCTCCTGCTCAGTACGGTGGACATCGACAGAGACGAACTACTCGCCCTTGCGGCGACGTACGACGTGGAGGACGCCGTGGCCGGCTTGCTCGAGTACCTCGACACCCACGGAGCGGAACGGACGGCGTCGTTCCCGACGTGGGAGGAGTTCCGTGACCTCGCCGACGAATACGGGGTGACAGTATGA
- a CDS encoding 23S rRNA (uridine(2552)-2'-O)-methyltransferase: MTRKDDYYNRAKQQGYRSRAAYKLKQLDEDAGLIGDGDTVVDLGAAPGGWLQVAKELAGEGGTVVGVDLQRIKPIDGVDTIRGDMTDAETREKIVARVGGGETDAEGDGGVDVVISDMAPNMTGEYSLDHARSVYLARTAFETSLDLLAPGGDFVAKVFEGPDTNDLRANIDREFEYVRTIHPKASRDSSSELYMVAKGRLTAPVREGDRVDVEIEAVGSEGDGIGKIEGYTLFVPDAEPGDTVEVEVTDVKPRFGFAESVE, translated from the coding sequence ATGACGCGAAAGGACGACTACTACAACCGGGCCAAACAGCAGGGCTACCGATCGCGGGCGGCCTACAAGCTCAAACAGCTCGACGAGGATGCGGGCCTGATTGGCGACGGCGACACGGTCGTCGACCTCGGAGCCGCACCGGGCGGGTGGCTCCAGGTCGCCAAAGAACTCGCGGGCGAGGGCGGCACCGTCGTCGGCGTCGACCTCCAGCGAATCAAGCCGATCGACGGCGTCGACACGATCCGCGGCGACATGACTGACGCCGAGACGCGAGAGAAGATCGTCGCCCGCGTCGGCGGCGGGGAGACGGACGCCGAGGGCGACGGCGGCGTCGACGTCGTCATCTCCGATATGGCACCCAACATGACCGGCGAGTACTCGTTGGACCACGCCCGCTCGGTGTATCTCGCCCGGACGGCGTTCGAGACGTCGCTCGATCTGCTCGCGCCCGGCGGTGACTTCGTCGCCAAGGTGTTCGAGGGCCCCGACACGAACGACCTCCGAGCCAACATCGACCGGGAGTTCGAGTACGTCCGGACGATTCACCCGAAGGCCTCGCGCGATTCGTCCTCGGAGCTGTACATGGTCGCGAAGGGGCGGCTAACTGCGCCGGTCCGCGAGGGCGACCGCGTCGACGTCGAGATCGAAGCCGTCGGTAGCGAGGGCGACGGGATCGGGAAGATCGAGGGCTACACGCTGTTCGTCCCCGACGCCGAACCGGGCGACACCGTCGAGGTCGAGGTGACCGACGTGAAGCCGCGGTTCGGGTTCGCCGAATCGGTCGAATGA
- a CDS encoding alpha/beta hydrolase: MADEPHPQLTRILELTADAPNFEDVGVAEAREAFEAMASFSPTFEVHEQYDTTVAGADGDLDARVYRPGEGDRPILAFFHGGGFVIGGLDTHDNVCQRLAAESGWTVVSVDYRLAPEHPFPTPLEDAYAAVESIADDPEPFGGDGTVAVGGDSAGGNLATGVTLLARDAAALDDDAPDIDHQLLYYPACGSPFESYGSREENAEGYFLERSTISWFDEQYVQSPTHARNEYLAPLLVEDLSELPDATIVTAGFDPLRDEGIAYAEALEADGVAVEHRHYESMIHGFVSFIGRVDAAEDAISVGAAALDRR; this comes from the coding sequence ATGGCCGACGAACCGCACCCCCAGCTGACACGCATTCTGGAGCTGACTGCCGACGCCCCCAATTTCGAGGACGTGGGCGTCGCGGAGGCGCGCGAGGCGTTCGAGGCGATGGCGTCGTTCTCGCCCACGTTCGAGGTACACGAGCAGTACGACACGACGGTCGCCGGGGCCGACGGCGACCTCGACGCGCGGGTGTATCGCCCCGGCGAGGGCGACCGTCCGATTCTCGCGTTCTTTCACGGCGGCGGCTTCGTCATCGGCGGGCTCGACACCCACGACAACGTCTGTCAGCGGCTGGCGGCCGAAAGCGGTTGGACCGTCGTCTCCGTCGACTACCGGCTGGCCCCAGAACACCCGTTTCCGACGCCGCTCGAGGACGCCTACGCCGCGGTCGAATCGATCGCCGACGACCCGGAGCCGTTCGGTGGCGACGGCACGGTCGCGGTCGGCGGCGACAGCGCCGGGGGAAACCTCGCCACGGGCGTCACGCTCTTGGCTCGCGACGCCGCCGCGCTCGACGACGACGCCCCCGACATCGACCACCAGCTGCTGTACTACCCGGCGTGCGGGTCGCCGTTCGAATCCTACGGGAGCCGCGAGGAGAACGCCGAGGGCTACTTCCTCGAGCGATCGACGATATCGTGGTTCGACGAGCAGTACGTCCAGTCACCGACGCACGCGCGAAACGAGTACCTCGCGCCGCTGCTCGTCGAGGATCTCTCCGAACTGCCCGACGCGACGATCGTGACGGCCGGCTTCGACCCCCTTCGCGACGAGGGGATCGCGTACGCCGAGGCGCTCGAAGCCGACGGCGTCGCGGTCGAGCATCGCCACTACGAGTCGATGATCCACGGGTTCGTCAGCTTCATCGGACGCGTCGACGCGGCCGAAGACGCGATCTCGGTCGGTGCGGCGGCGCTCGATCGGCGCTGA